The genomic segment GTGAAAAACTCTAAATAATCACACTGTTTCCACTTTCCATAACAATACAGACTTATACATAATTAATACaatacattgcatttataaTTCAATAAACCATCTCTTTGATCCATGTTTGTGGTGCAGGATTGGTTTGAGGCtaatttgttttactgtaatattttgCACCTATTTAGTCAACAATGCAGAACAAATGCTCACACTttacataataatacataattaatacaatacaatgtgcATGTAATATATACACAATTCCCTGTTAATGTCCGAGAGGAATCAACGAGGAAACATCTAGATGATTCATTATTGGTGCAATAGGGACCTCTTTGATCTAAGTTTGTGGTTTAGGATTAGTTTCGGGCTAATTTACATAAGGTTTTAATATCTCACCCTTATTTAGTCAACAGTGCAGAACAAAACAGAGTAAAGACAGACTAGAAAATCCACATAACTCACAGAAGCACGTGAAACAGTTAAAGTATAATAGTTGGACATTTAATATCTAAATCTGGTAGAGTTTGATTAGCTTGAAggaggatatatatatatatatatatatatatatatatattttcttgaaTAAAAGTTTTCAGAGTTTAACAAACTTTATTCCGTGAACAAAGTAACGTTATGGTTTGATTCAGAAAAATAACCTGTGACCTGAACTGCTTTTTGAACCATCTTGCTAAAAGATGTGAACAATTATGAAAGCCAACTTCCACATTTTAGTTGTTGGCAAACTGAAGCACTATAAATACGCTCCAAAAGAATTTAGGCGTTTTGATCCCCAGAGAAAGCAGACATGTCAGTCTTGCTCTAGTGTATTAATGGGACAGAGCTTTCAGGGGGAGGGACCTCCTATGACTCCCATTTAGGGACAGTAGCTATAAAAGAGCGAAAGACAAGATTGCAGCCAGCACACCGAAACACACAGACGAAGCAAGAGagtgtgtgaagaaaaaaatatatagaaaaagAAACCAAGAGAAACACTTGGGTGTAGCAGTGTGAACGAGAGGCTGAGCCCAGAGCAGAGGAGACAGGAGCacagggaaggaggaggagggtgagaaAGAGTcaaagagagacacagggaaaaggaaagagagggagaggcatcAGCGCGTGGAACAGGTTCTTTCAGCAGCCCTTGCACTCAGCCTCAGCAGATATGCCTAACTTTGCCGGCACctggaagatgaagaggagtgAGAATTTTGATGAACTTCTCAAAGCTCTGGGTAAGCCCTCTTgtgtctcttttctccctctcctctctcccctctatAGCCAGCGCTACAACCCTGCATGAGGTTGACTATCCATCATGTCCATATAGAAGAAGGCTTTTCTTGTTCTTCGAGAAAAGCACGCCTGCCTTCCAACAACACTGTGTTGTTCGGAGAAGCTCCCTGGGAAAAGAACGAGAGATCTACGGGGAGATGCTGCTGAAGGGAAATCCCTCGGCTTTACAGGAGATAGGAAACACTGGATGCTGAATTCCAGCCTAAACAGACGTGGTATTGTTACacgaagagaggagggggggcaCAACATTATTCATGTTAAGCATTTAAGTAGGGCATGCATTAGCAATGCCAGGGGAGGTCTCTGAAGCCCAGTGCTATTCTCTTGTGTCCTATCTTTTTCTTAAGTCTTAACTGATGATTGTGATGGTTTAGATTTGGACCAGTTTAACTGGGTCATTCAATTGAGTTGCAGCGTTTCGTCACGCCGGGACTGCTGAAACCGACGGGACACAGAAAAAAGGCTCTGTGAATTTAGAATAATGTAGAAATCTTTAGGGAGAAGTCCCACTGTGAGTACAGGGAGCTGCTTCAACAACTCTCCAGGAACTGTTGACACCAAACTGGATTACAGTTAGAACTTTTTAGACATTAATGGTCCCTGTTTTAGCACAAACTGGGATAGGTTGAAAAGTGAACAGTTTTGTAGCTTgcaaagctgaaacaattgaCAGTTCAGTTGTTTGTGCTTCGCTGCATCACTTAACGGCACACATGAGAGATTTGTTTGAGTATATATTTATACTCTGAAAGCCTCTGCTTTTTGGTTGCAATCTTTAAAATCACTGTACCGTTTCATACTTTAAAAGATAaagctggtgatattctacatttttcaaatccaatggaaaaaaaagaaaaccaacaatgaatttatcctactaacaagtattgccttTGTAGCCGAAGCCTGATGTACTGTAGATTATTCCTGTGCCATAGATGTTActttttgtccaaaaactattaaaaacacataaatgagccacactgttgggctgggtgacatgtttcctCTTTATGATGAACCTGGGCACTGCAGTGTATTTTTAATCAATGCCCAATACACTGTTCTGCTGCTGTACaaaccaaatgtgtattaatccgcagctgtaAATAGTCCCcagcaaatgcactatttactcctgtttaagtattttttttctagaacctacagtgcccagctgttttaggaaacgACTAGTCgtgcatagccagacctatctccacactttgtttttgGAGAAAGGACTGGCTGAACCCATTATCATTCTGGTATAGGGGGAAAAAACGCTCtggcttgtttgtatttctttaagcCAATCAAAATCGTCTTGGGCAGCGCCCAGGATGCAGCGACGGTGCTCTTGCAAAACAGTAACAAGCAGATAGCGTAAGAGGAGGAGAATTCCAACAGAAATAGTTGGCCAATGGCGGGCTTATACCCACAGCCTCCTTCCTGAGAGTCGGATTAGAAAACtactaaacatttttttttaaatggaaatatatacatatttgtgACTTGTtattaaagatttacgtcttcagtaggaatgaatgggcttggggctgagtagTACAGACAGAGTGAGGaagtgttggttttggtcttttcatgggatttgttgacaatatgaaaaatatagattaataTTAtaagccttatcctttaatctacagttctctctttctctctgaggaAGCCCTCCAAGGCCATCctaaaacacatttactttgaaagtcagtaaaatataattaacTGAAAACTTGAAAGTGATTCACAAAAGAAtgttcaccaaaaaaaaaaaacaccccttcccatgttttgttttgatgcaaGGTTCATAAGGCAACTATCCCTCCTATTGGCTTTTAAGTTCAAGGAGAAATCAGTCACTCTCCGAGTTTAGCACCTCATCCATTCGCGAACACATTAACCACATCTGCCGGAGCAGATCACTCGTTCGCTCTTACATAAGGGCTCGGTCAATGGAGAGCTGCGATGGGCAACTACTGTGGATTCCAGTGCTGCAGGGCCGCCACTTTCCATCAACATCTTCATAATTATCTGTTGAGTCTGAGGTTTCCCTACAGGAGGAGGAGATTGTTATATCCAGGGTGCAGATATAGCAGCTGTACGAATTGATCAGACTCACAGTTTGCTAATTGAAAGCaggcatgtgtgtctgcatttgatcaaagaatgtaaaaatactgcacACTTCATGTACAATTTTACTACTGAGCCAAAATGTGGATTTTTTAAAGACTTGTGTGAATTAATGGGGACTCTCAAGAAAAGCAAAGACAATACAAACTGCTGAAGTTTAATTTTGAGCATTGGGATCAGCAGAAACCTTAGACACTCTGTTAGTAGGGTTTGAGGAAATAATCTTTACTGACTGAGTAACCTTTCTCCACGTTGTCCTAGGTTTCTGTAAGAGCATGTACTCCTTCCTACTGGCTGCTTGTAATAATGGTGGTCCAGAAACTGAAGCTTATTGTCCTTTTACCGTTGATTTGACATGATGcataaaaatgtcatatttaaaatgtaagcGAATTAAATTTTGAGAACATGTCAATTTTTCAGAAACATGGACAGACTGCTTGGCTCACTGATGCTCatacatatttaatattataaaaacacaTGGCGTGATCCCTCAGATCATGGGTGGGGTCGAGTGTAAGCTGtcaaattgatgtttttctgcctGGGTGTTGACCGAGCCACACCACAGTGGTTTTGGGTGAGGAGGATCTCTCAAAACAAATTAtggattaatttttttttaaatccatgaAAACTTTGCAAAATTAAATACTTGATCTTGTTTGCAAAGATATTGGTGTtctatttattcagttatttccGGTGGTAGGAGAggccaataaaataaaagatccAGGACTTTGGCCGGACATAAAGCCAGATGGCCTTGCAGAGTGAAACCGGGCATGCCAAAGTGTTGCCACAAGCCTGGACAGTGCCACACGCAGGATCACCACTCTTACAGCCACCAGACAAAATGCGATCCAGCGCTGATCTGCCGTGATAACCTCCAGATTTCAATTTTTTCTTCTGGACACGGCCGAATAATCGCTCACATTGATTTCAGTGCCAAAATTCTACAGATTTCTCTCAGTTTTGAGAATAAGTTGAGGTTTCTCTCAAAGCCACAGatcatttattgtgtttttactctGAAACATCTGCATGTCTGTCATTCCTGGTTAAAATTTAAGCTTGGAGATGTTCATGTTCACCATACACAGAAATATAGAGACATGCAGcctctatatttatttatatatatatatataaggacCAGAGTCTGATAGAAGCTGGCATGTGGGGGTTGTAGAAGTCTAAATCTGGGTGGGGTCGAGGGTACGGCAGAATAGAAAGACAACAGAATGTACTGGAAGATGTTTCGGTGCAAATTTCAGCACCAACAGAACAAAAAGAGGCTGTCATCAAATGACAAAgacctctttctcctttttgtgCTGATTTGTGTCCgtctctcactttctctatCAGACACACAGGTACCTTTGATTCTgttgtaacaaaaacaaaagaaccaTATTCACATGACTGAAATGCAGCCGcttttgtacattttctcaGGTTTTTAGCTTTACCTAGCAGAGACCAACTTTTAGCctatttccttcctttcttctaCATCTGTATCTCATGATTACAGTTGATTTGATGGGGTAATAAGCCATGTTTGACTCTTGTTGACCTCTGTCTGTGACCAGTAAGAAGCTCCTGTAATGGTGGCCTCTAATGAACTCAAactcatatatactgtattagcTAACCAATTAGAATAGGCATGAAACTGCATTTCTGATAAAGCAGGAAAATATCATAAATGCACATTACTGTAATTAAGGATAATAACAATTAAGTCTGCTTGGCTCATTTTCAACTACAAACTAGATTTAAGAATTTAGCAAAGCACCAGAAAAGTCAGCATGTTGTAATTACTGAATCATGAACAACCCTGAAACATCCCCAAGGATGTTTCGTCATTTTGTACCATGATGCAGTGAAACATCCCACTAATTTCCCCTTTAATAACTAAGTTAATGTTGCTCAAACGGTGAAACTGACCCCTGTGTCTCCCTCTTGTTGCTCTGGCCTGGGTTGTTCCTGGTCAGGAGTGAACACCATGCTGAGGAAGGTGGCTGTGGCAGCGGCCTCCAACCCCCATGTGGAGATCCGTCAGGATGGTGAGAAGTTCTACATCAAAACATCCACCAGTGTGCGCACCACCGAGATCAACTTCCACATTGGTGAAGAATTTGATGAGGAGACGGTGGATGGACGAAAGTGCAAGGTAGGATTGCAAATGAGTATTGCAAAATCAGATATTTGAAATACGACACATTATGAATTCTAGTTCGAACGGGAGTAAAACTCACAGCTTAAAGGACGTTGCCTTTGTGTTTGCAAGTTTTAGCTCTTTAAAGAAATCATGTATACTTAACAGTTTTGctgatagttttttttaatgcatgctATACAGTTTTagattttccttttatttttcctgcagTTCCGGCAGCCATtgatttccatttatttctgtGCAATATGAAAATCTATGAACAGACTATTTGAGTTGTGTAAGCTGCATTCATTTAGTCAATGTTCCATACTTGTTGCTCTGTAATAAAGTTTACAGCAAGATGATTAATTTGCACTGCAAATAAAAGTCATCACTTCATAACTTCACAACACTAATGCAAAACACACTAACGTTTTTGGAAGATTCGTTcttgggcatttttgcctttatttgatagtgacagtgCAGATatagacaggaaatgtggggagGGAgaggtatgacatgcaacaaaagtctCAATCAAACCAACGACATTATGCGTCTTAACCACTAGGCAACCAGGATGCACCACAATTAGCAAATTTGAGTTTTAAGGTGCTGTTTGActcttttaaatttttctttaaagggacagttcacccccaaatcaaaaatacataattttccttacctgtagtgctgtttattcGAGAtcgagttttggagatgtctgccttctctcgaatATAATGATTCCCTGCAGCACTGATATTGTACTTATtcttttttaacagtttttctcATGAAGAGacatgaaatgtaaatgtagtagtagtatattCTCGGACATATATTGAATAGTTTTCTTTCTAAGAgccacacatttgtttttgatgtaaAGGTGATTAATACCTCCTTGCAGTTTCATCCATTGGTATCATCCTCACGTCTGTGCAGCGGGATTAAGGGCAGCTTGAGTTGGGATGGATGAGAGTTTCTCTCTGAACCTCTTCAGTCCCTGAGGGGGGATTCTCACATCCTGATACACAGTCAGAGCTCCTACACTGGTTTGGAAAGCAGGCAGAgcattcttttaattttttatttttcaggaaCATCAAGGTCTTCTAAATTCTTGGAACTCATTACAAATTCTGCTAAAATACTTCAACACATAAGTAACGTATGAAGTAGGACTTTTAAAATAGGAAAAAGTATTCAAGCTCTGACATAAAGGCTGTGTTCTGTTGTAAGTAATAAGAGTAAACTGGTTTCTTGGAGACATCTGCTATGATCTCAACACTAAGACATTTACGTCATCCGTGTAATAAATATGTAGGTTGTACAGTTACATAGATTAGAAGTGGATTAGGCAGCTCGATTGTTGAGCCTGATAATGTGTAAACATATTAGGATCACATTGCCAAAGCAAATTAAGACTCTTATTTATTCTAAGGGGAAGAAAGTGCATCAAtcaataatttgtttttactaATCATAGGTGGTGTTTTATGTCTCATCGTGACATAAAAATCATTATATCATTAAATCTTTTCTTCCCCAAAAAGACTAAGTTTTAAAGCTTTTCCATGTGATGTATGTGCTGTTGATTGTGTTTATTGGAACAATTCACTCAACAATTTAATTGCACCTAAACAATGAAGGGAGTCAGTGCTCTAAAGCTGAAGAATTTAGAGACGAGACGAGATGTCACGACAAAAACACGCTGCCACTGAGTCACTTTAGGTAACGAGAATCTTGCATAAATGGTCCAGATGCTGACATCTGTTTATCGCCCTCTGCTTAGCAACCAGTGTCTGagctggagagaaaaagagtctTGTTTGGTAGCAGTAAGGTAAACAACATTGACATGTAATCCAGTGTTATCCTCTCACACAAATGGACAGATAAGGGGACGACAAAACTTACAAAGTTATTTATGAACCGACAAGTTACAGTGCTAAATTACAGTCCTCTCATTATAGTAATGGAAGTTCACTGTATGGCATATTGAGAGAGTATTTGGCATTTGACATTATTTCAGGGTTATTACACTGTAATTACTGTtatctatatacatataaagCGCATTTAAGTggttttaaagtgtttttgaaATTGGATCTACTAAGACAATGTAGTTTTTGTTATCAGTAACAACTGAATACAGTCACACAGTAAGGGGTGGATTTGGGTCTTTTACGATCCAGAATTTGAAAGAATTTATCTTATACTCAATTATTAAAAATTCTCCACGAGGGAGAAAATCCTTAATTCTAACAGCTATAGAAAATGTGGTGTCAATCAGAAATTTACAATCTCCCATTTTGGTGTGAAGTATGGTGTTTGAGGAGGCTGTAACATATGGAACTAAGGGGGGAACTGGTCTAACGTGACTCATTTAAGGCAACTTTTCTGTAATCATGTTAAAGTAGTATGTTATGCAGGTGcaattttgggaaaaaaaatcctggagggattcagtgtcttgctaaaTGACACAGCAGCAGGTCAGCTTTGACAACATTACAGCTCATGAAATCTGAGGTAGTTTGGtgacaaagccaaaacaaaaaagtgccCTTCAGCAAGGAACTGCATCTCTCCTAGTTGCAGGGCTGCTGCGCTGACCGCACAAACAGTAAGTTTTTCCAAGGCTTCTCGAAAAGGACTGGATGGTTTCTGGCTCAattctcaaatgtaaaacagaaaattcaCCATCCTGAAAAATTCTTGGGCCACagaaagcagtcataatcatgCTTGTGGAGAGGAAATATTGCACATGGAAAGGGAAAAATGTGTAATTGCGTGCATGCACTACATTAAGTCAA from the Siniperca chuatsi isolate FFG_IHB_CAS linkage group LG4, ASM2008510v1, whole genome shotgun sequence genome contains:
- the crabp1a gene encoding cellular retinoic acid-binding protein 1a, which codes for MPNFAGTWKMKRSENFDELLKALGVNTMLRKVAVAAASNPHVEIRQDGEKFYIKTSTSVRTTEINFHIGEEFDEETVDGRKCKSLATWESENKMYCQQTLVDGDGPKTYWTRELNGDELILTFGADDVVCTRIYVRE